GAGCATGTGGTTAGAGGCTGTAAATGCCAAGTCCCAAAGGCCCCTGTCAGCAAAAAGAGTAAAGTTGTCTACAGACCCAGGTATCAGCACTCAAAATAGTCAGGGAATGActaatgtacacacgatcggttcatctgatgaaaacagaccgatggattttttcatcagatatccgatgaagctgactttcatcagtcttgcctacacaccatcagttaaaaatctgtttgtgtcaggacgcggtgacgtaaaacacaacgacgtgctgataaaaatgaagttcaatgcttccgagcatgcgtcgacttgattctgagcatgcatggatttttaaccaatggacttgcccacagacgattgtttttttaaccatcagataattttaaaacaggttctaagttttttcaccgatgggaaaaaaaaacatggggcccacacacgatcggttcgtccgatgaaaacggaccgttttcatcagacgaaccgatcgtgtgtacgcggcataactcggtGTTCAAGAACTCATTACTATACTGCAGGGGTTCCTGGTTGTTTGCTTTACCACAATTAAACTAAATGAGCAGCAAAACGACGTAGGTGCTTGGTCCCTTTAAATGATGTCACCAATGCCCCTCCTAACATAGCAACAGTATGGTCCCAGGAAAcatagagaagaaaaaaagagctATAGTGCTATATAAAACATTCAAAcacagaaacatagaaaagtgacggcagaaaaaTATTGAGTAGTCAGTCCATCGAATCtgcccatttattttattttgtttgtttttttgtttgtttttttgttgttttgtgttttttcttttttttttcattaacctcTTGTCTGAATATAGATTTGTGTTTAtctcaagcatgtttgaagctgTTTACTGTTGACTGTTTCACTACCTCTGTTGGTAGTTTATTCCAATCATCAACCactctttcagtaaaataatactttctaaggcctagtacacacgagaggatttatccgcggaaacggtccgggggaccgtttccgcggataaatcctctggcggattttgatctcatggttgtactaaccatgagatcaaaatcccagcggaattccgtccgcggtgacgtgtcgcaccgtcgccgcgatgatgacgtggcgacgctgtgatataaggacttccacgcatgcgtcaaatcattacgacgcatgcgggggatggattcggacggattgatccggtgagtctgtacagaccagcggatcaatccgttggactggattccagcggatcgatttcttagcatgtcaagaaattttgatccgctggaaatccatccccggggacaaaaatccgcggaaacagatccgctggatcgtacacaccaggagatctatccgctgaaaccggtccgcggatcaattccagtggatcgatcctctcgtgtgtacggggccttagagtagttttgaactttcctccagttaaTTTGAGATCATGTCCCTGTGTTATTGATTTTGATTTCATATTGAAAAGACTGccttcctgaaccttattcacccccttgatgtatttaaagaaGTGCATCGAAAACTCAATATCTAAAACATCATAAGTAGTCCACGTATCATGTAAAAGACAAGTGATGACACTTTGTTAACAAATGCTGACACTCCACTGTGCAGACTGTATAAGCTTCAGGGCTCCAACACCAAAATGGCACACCAACTCCTTACCAGATAATgttaatgatacgccgcgtaatttcaaaattcctgcgtcgtatctttgttttgaatcctcaaaacaagatgcaACGgattctgggttagatccgacaggtgtacgtcttcgtacgcctttggatctaagctgtaatacttcggcgtccgctgggtggcattttccgtgtcgggtatgcaaattagcgatttacaacaatccacgaacgtacgcgcggccgtcgcattttcgaacgtcgtctgtagtcggctttttccggcgtatagttaaagctggtattttgcggcgtatacatagaattgccatgttaagtatggccgttgttcccgcatgaaagttttttttttttgcgtaagtcgtccgtgaatagggatggacgtaactcacgtctaaggtcaaaaaatgacgtcgttgcgacgtcattttccgcaaagcacggcgggaaatttcttgaCGACGCaagcgcatttcattcggcgcggggacacgcttcatttaaatgaaacccgcccccaacctgcccaatttcaaatccgccaccagaaatacactacgccgccataacataCGGCGCAAAATCACTGAGGATtcaaaaatgcgccaggtaaggtacggcggcgtagtgtatctctgatacgctgcgccgttctacatgtatgtggatctggccccccatGATTAAAAGTTTTATCCAGTCacctaggaaaaatgtaaaataatttcattcattaaaatgatttgtacagtatatgttttgATGAAATGTTGTATCCAATATATTGTTTATATCTAATGTTCTGTTTATTATTAAAGGAAAATACAAATTGTAAGATAAGAAGCATCTCACTCATCtaactttttagattttttttttttaattggtttaaTTGTTGATCAGAcaagtatttatttaaaagttatttacatatcttgtgtTATTTTAGGTAgactttgctttattttttttcaatagattTTTGTAAAAACATTTTAATCTAAGTTGGTGCTAACTTCTTCTACAAATATAATCTTATGTTTTAAAACATAGCTTTTTTTTGGCTTTTACTAATTGTTCTCCTATTATACCTGTTATTATTACTAAAGGTACAGTTCTGTGCAGTATATCACTTGGATGCAACTTTTATATGTTATCCGTAAACCAAATATAGAGAATCCAGCTGTAACATTACATCATTAAATGGTGCCTAGCTAAACTTGTTGCCCAACCTACGgcaaaagaaaagaacaaaagtcAGTAACAAATATGTAATAACAACACCTGCTTAAATGTTTGTGTTGTGTGTCCACAAAATTGACATAAAAAATCCAGACATGTTTTGCCTCATTAAGCTTCCTCAGGGGATGTAATTTTCCATTGTGCATCATGCCATTCCCCTAATGCTCATTATAACACTTCGaaaaatattaattattattataattatttttgaagCAATATACTGAGCATTAGGGGAATGACATGACACATAACAGACAATTACATTCTCTGAGGAAGCCTAATCAggcaaaacatgttgggataTTTGCCAGCCATGCCAACTAGGAGCCACATATgacattatatattttaatgatgtttaaaaaaatatgcatttttaataCATTCAGTGTCCTTGTGATATAATAGCACCTTAGTCCCACAAATTCTCTTTGCTCTTTCATTTTAACATATGGGATGTGGTGCATAAAGATACTGGCGATTTACCCACTTTCCACTGTAAGTTTACTGGTGATTTATTTTCAGATTAAAATTTTCTCTCATATAGATCTTTCCTATTTTGTCCCTAATTTAATAAAGCGTTCAGCTGTGGGTCAAGCAAATATTATTAGAAGAGTGTGACCATGGCAGCTGAGAACCAAAGTACAGTAATAGAATTCATTCTTCTTGGACTTACAGACAATCCCAACTTACAACTTTGGCTGTTCCAGTTATTCTCACTTGTCTACATGACCACTCTGGCTGGGAACATTCTCCTTATATTAGCCGTCAGAACAGACAGCCATTTACACAACCCTATGTATTTATTTCTTACTAATCTGTCTTTCTTGGACATCTGTTATACATCAATTATTGTGCCCAAGATGCTACTAAATATTGTTTTGTCCACAAAAACTATTTCATATACTGGTTGTGTTCTTCAGGTTTACTTCTTTCTTTTTATGGCTGAAACAGAGTGCATACTATTGGGTTTTATGGCCTATGACCGATATGTGGCTATCTGTAATCCCCTACGATACAATGTTATTATGAATATAGTCTCCTGTACCAGGATGATTGGCTTGTCTTGGATGGCTGGTGGTAGCATAGCCTCCTTTGATATATACTTTATATGCAATTTAAGATTTTGTGGACATATAACCATTAACCACTTCTTTTGTGAAGCCCCATCCTTACTTCAGCTATCTTGTGGGGACATTTCAGTggacaacattgtaactttggtTGGTGCATCCATATTGCTTCTAATTCCCTTGGGCCTTATCCTCTTttcatacatacacattttcCTAATCATTTTGAAACTCCCTTCTGGGCAATACAAAGCCTTCTCAACATGCATATCCCATCTGATTGTGGTGGCCATCTTCTTTGGAACAGCAATATTTATGTACATGAGACCTAGATATTCAGATACCATAGTGACAGACAAGATGGTGTCGGTGTTCTATACAATTGTTACACCAATGTTAAACCCTTTAATCTACAGCCTAAGAAATAAAGATGTTCAAAAGACTCTTGTACTGTTGGGAAGGTATATGATTGTGCTAAGGTGACAAGCCCTACTGGACCCAAAACAAGAACTATCTGAAATTTTGAAGAGGCCAAGATTTTTTCagctcataataataataataataataataataataataataataataaaggtttATTTAAGCAGAATTCTAAAtaaaaaccatgggccagatccacgaagaagttacgacgacgtatctattgatacgccgcgtaacttctaggttgctccggcgtatctttgttttgtatgcaCAAAACAATATACACCTGAAGCTGGGCTGGATCCGACTGGcgcacgtcttagtacgctgtcggatctaaggtgcatatttactctggccgctaggtggcgcttccgtagatttccgcgttgagtatgcaaattagctagatacgccaatccacaaacgtacgtccggcaggcgcatttttttacgtaatttccgtaaggcttttttcggcgtaacattacccctgctatatgaggcgtactcaatgttaagtatggacgtcgggccagcgtcgaaatttacgtcgtttacgttgtttgcgtaaaatgtttgcgaatagggctttgtgtagaattacgttcacgtcgaaagcattgactcgttgcgggttaatttggagcatgcgcactgggatacccccacggacggcgcatgcgccgttaaaaaaaacttaatttacgtcgggtcaagacgtattatcataaaacacaccCCATCTCATCCacttgaattgcgcgcccttgacacagttacactactccaccgtaacttacggcgcaaattctttcaggatacggaaaatacgctgaaagttacggcggcatagtgtatctgagatacgctacgccagacgGAAAAATGCAAGGAGGTACGTGGATATGGCCCCATATATGTCCTTAAAAACATTGTATAAAATATTTAAGTAGAAAAATTTGTCATGGAGTTGTGAAATTAACCAACACATCCTGACACTGATAAATTTGGTTTGGGTATCTGGGCTTTCtgtttcaatcgtttttattaaaatttaggaATTGCATACAAAGGTTGCAAGAAGAATCATTACGTGATTCAACACGTTGTAACAACAAATTCGATACCCAGAGGATAACTATATTTGATGGGTCATCAAtcaagattagggatgagctttatgttcgagtcgaacatgagttcgactcgaacattggctgttcgcccgttcggcgaacagcaaacaatttcggGTGTTTGCggtaaattcgaaaagccacggaacac
The sequence above is drawn from the Rana temporaria chromosome 4, aRanTem1.1, whole genome shotgun sequence genome and encodes:
- the LOC120935589 gene encoding olfactory receptor 5AP2-like gives rise to the protein MAAENQSTVIEFILLGLTDNPNLQLWLFQLFSLVYMTTLAGNILLILAVRTDSHLHNPMYLFLTNLSFLDICYTSIIVPKMLLNIVLSTKTISYTGCVLQVYFFLFMAETECILLGFMAYDRYVAICNPLRYNVIMNIVSCTRMIGLSWMAGGSIASFDIYFICNLRFCGHITINHFFCEAPSLLQLSCGDISVDNIVTLVGASILLLIPLGLILFSYIHIFLIILKLPSGQYKAFSTCISHLIVVAIFFGTAIFMYMRPRYSDTIVTDKMVSVFYTIVTPMLNPLIYSLRNKDVQKTLVLLGRYMIVLR